One window of the Cryptomeria japonica chromosome 7, Sugi_1.0, whole genome shotgun sequence genome contains the following:
- the LOC131074761 gene encoding aldehyde oxidase GLOX-like, which produces MSSGNGFRYFWLMMLVMLNMWTWDAAGQLAVKLGRWNLLVEKGGVSAMHMTTTYKNTVVMFDRTNFGPSQLLLDNRRCRDNPQDQVLTHDCWAHSIEYNIATNTIRPLMIFTDTWCSSGAFAANGTLVQTGGWRDGATDIRYFVPCSDASCDWDNFQPVKLLANRWYAANQILPDNRIIVVGGTGVFNYEFVPRRPGEGTYNLPFLIQTRTSSAVENNLYPFLHLSSDGNLFIFANRDSILLDYKNNVVLKTFPRMPGDGPRNYPSTGSSVMLPLSASNGFSKVEILICGGCPDSGYAAAKAGNFTAALRSCGRMIITDANPSWSMEDMPGPRTMSDMLILPNGEILIINGAAKGVAGWDMANTPVFTPYLYRHSLPVGQQRFYVLAATGIARMYHSTANVLPDGRVMAGGSNPHFNYVLTGTQFPTELRLEAYSPYYLESVYAVLRPQIITMSATSNVAYGTTFTVTFSVAFGMTSSNVVNFNVYAPPFTTHTTSMGQRMLSLSASKPVAAPNSTTVFSATVTAPPTAVAAPPGYYMFFVVNGEIPSKGQWVHFS; this is translated from the coding sequence ATGTCATCAGGAAATGGATTTCGGTATTTCTGGCTTATGATGCTGGTGATGCTAAACATGTGGACGTGGGACGCAGCAGGGCAACTGGCAGTGAAGCTGGGAAGATGGAATCTTCTGGTGGAGAAGGGCGGCGTCTCGGCCATGCACATGACCACCACGTACAAAAACACGGTGGTGATGTTCGATCGGACAAACTTCGGGCCGTCGCAGCTCCTGCTGGACAACAGACGCTGCCGGGACAATCCACAGGACCAGGTCCTGACCCACGACTGCTGGGCTCACTCCATCGAATACAACATAGCCACAAACACCATCAGGCCGCTCATGATCTTCACCGACACCTGGTGCTCCTCCGGTGCCTTTGCCGCCAACGGGACACTGGTTCAAACGGGCGGGTGGCGGGACGGAGCGACAGATATCCGCTACTTTGTTCCTTGCTCCGATGCCTCCTGTGACTGGGATAATTTTCAGCCTGTTAAGCTTCTCGCCAACCGCTGGTACGCCGCCAACCAGATACTTCCCGACAACCGCATAATCGTGGTGGGAGGCACAGGCGTGTTTAACTACGAGTTCGTTCCCAGGAGGCCCGGTGAGGGAACGTACAACCTGCCGTTCCTCATCCAAACACGAACCAGCTCCGCAGTCGAAAACAACCTCTATCCCTTCCTCCATCTCTCCTCCGACGGGAATCTCTTTATCTTCGCCAACAGGGACTCCATTCTCCTCGACTACAAGAACAACGTGGTGTTGAAAACGTTCCCCAGGATGCCGGGCGACGGCCCACGAAACTACCCTTCCACGGGCTCCTCCGTCATGCTGCCGCTCTCTGCATCCAATGGGTTTAGCAAGGTGGAAATCCTCATTTGCGGTGGCTGCCCGGACAGTGGATACGCCGCCGCCAAAGCCGGCAATTTCACGGCCGCCCTGCGCAGCTGCGGAAGAATGATCATCACGGACGCCAATCCGTCGTGGAGTATGGAAGACATGCCCGGGCCAAGAACCATGTCCGACATGCTCATTCTCCCCAACGGCGAAATTCTAATCATAAACGGAGCAGCCAAAGGTGTGGCCGGGTGGGACATGGCCAACACGCCAGTCTTCACGCCCTACCTCTACAGACACAGTCTACCGGTTGGGCAGCAGCGTTTCTACGTTCTCGCGGCCACCGGTATCGCCAGAATGTACCACTCCACTGCCAACGTCTTGCCCGACGGCAGAGTCATGGCTGGCGGCTCCAACCCACACTTCAATTACGTTCTCACGGGAACGCAATTCCCGACGGAGCTCCGTTTGGAAGCGTATAGCCCTTATTATTTGGAGAGCGTCTACGCCGTCCTTCGCCCACAGATAATCACCATGTCTGCCACCTCCAATGTTGCCTACGGCACCACCTTCACCGTCACCTTCTCAGTTGCATTCGGTATGACGAGTAGCAACGTTGTAAATTTTAACGTGTACGCTCCGCCATTCACAACTCACACCACATCCATGGGCCAGAGGATGCTCTCCCTCTCTGCATCCAAACCCGTAGCGGCTCCAAACTCCACCACAGTTTTTTCTGCCACAGTAACCGCTCCCCCGACGGCCGTGGCTGCTCCTCCCGGATATTACATGTTCTTCGTTGTCAACGGGGAAATTCCCAGCAAAGGCCAGTGGGTTCATTTCTCTTAA